The Salvelinus fontinalis isolate EN_2023a chromosome 9, ASM2944872v1, whole genome shotgun sequence sequence TTTTATGCCCTCTGAGGACTTTGCTGGATTGGCAGTCATCGACTGGGAGTATTGGCGGCCTCAGTGGAACCGCAACTGGCACAAGAAGGACATCTACCGATGCAAGTCCCGGGAGATGATCGCACAGGCCTATGTCAACGTGACTCCATCACAAATTGAGGTGCTGGCGCGAAAACGCTTTGAGAGGAGTGCCCAGGCATTCATGCAGAGGACAGTCCAGCTAGGGACGCGCCTTCGCCCCAATGGACTCTGGGGCTTCTACCTCTACCCGGACTGCCACAACTACAACCTGCATGAGCACAACTACACAGGCTCCTGCCCCCTGCGAGAGAGCCTGCGTAATGACGAGTTGCTCTGGTTGTGGAATAGCAGTACAGCATTGTTCCCCTCAGTGGCTATCAGGAAGAGTCAAACAGACAGTGTCAGCAACCTCCATTTTTCCCAGTTCAGGGTGCTGGAGTCTCTGAGGATAGCTGGGCTTACCTCGCATGACTTTGAGCTGCCCACATTTGTGTACACACGCTTAGGGTACAGGGATGAGGCTATGGCCTTCCTCACCACGGTAAGACTGCTACACTTAGTAACCCAAAGGTCTAAAATCAAGTGACCAGTTGGTTATCaatctggtcctggagagctacatgATGTGTATATTTTTATCCAGACCATCATTAACACATCTGATTCAACAAATGAACTTATCATCAAGGCCACCAGGTGTGTTGCTGTTGGGCTAGAACAAATCATTGCACTTCATGATACATGATCCAAATAGGGTTGTAATTCCCTGATTAATATTCCACACTATAAAACCTGTGTAATCCTTTATATACAGGATCAGTTATGACATAGTTTATTTCTTAATGATTTCTTAAAATTATCTTgccgttctctgtctctctcagcagTCAACACTACTTAGTGAACTGTCTAGTCAGTTGAGTGCAGGCAATCCTGCCTCTCTTGAGGAGACATTAGCACCATCTTGTGGCTGTATAAAGAAGTTCAAAATGTGGTGTAATATAGAATGTGGTGTAATAtcctgtgtgcatgtctgtgtgtattgcAGACAGACTTGATCCACACCATTGGTGAGAGTGCTGCTTTGGGGGCTGCTGGTTTTGTGATCTGGGGAGACCTCAACCTCACTTCATCCAAAGTGAGTCTCATTAAATATCTTTGCTGtatatgatctattacattataagacaccagctggaatgtggttttaaccaatcagcatccaggattagacccaccctttGTATACTGTATAATTAGTGTTACAGTTTGACTAGCAAAGTGTTACACAAGCTAGAATAGGGTAGAGCTATAGAGACTGGCGATAAGGCAATTAACAGCTCTGACAAAGGAAAATCCTCAATTAAAGCTATGAAAATAAAGTGCTCCCTAGGGGCAGCATCTGCTGTACATCAATTTCATTTAGTTTTGACTTATTTTCGCTGTCAACACTTCCAAGGCCTGTGTAAATCTGCCATTTAAAATGAGGCTTTGAGAAGAAAGGTCATGCATTCCTAAGTGTATTACAAACATTCTTCTCTTGAAATTTGAGTTGCTGTAGAAAGTATTTATGAAATCTGGACAAAACGACATACTAATGCTATAAATATAGAGAGGGAGGAAATAGTTAGTTGACGATAGTTGACAACCCACAGAGAATAGTTATGACAGTATGGTAGTGTTCGCTAGAGTATATATGTCAATGGATTATCATGAATTGCACAATGCCCTCAGTCGTTTGAATTTCTCTTAGTTAAACAAAAATACTTACTCATTCTTTCTTTCTTGCTCCCATTCCTTCTcttccccccccctctttctcgcTCACCCGTCTCCAGCACAACTGCACAAAGGTGAATTCCTTCCTCAACCACCGCCTGGGTCAATACATCACCAATGTGACACGGGCCGCAGAGGTCTGCAGTGGCTTCCTGTGCCAGAGCAACGGCCGCTGTGTCCGCAGGGACCTCCACGCCCCGTACTACCTCCATCTGAGCGGAGACAGCTACCACATTCAGCCCTCGGGGGACGGGGACTTTGAGGTCATGGGCAGGCACTCGCTGCATGAGCTCCAACTACTGGCCAAGAGGTTCCACTGTCACTGCTACGAGGGACATGCCGGGGAGAAGTGTGATAGCCTGAACAAGGTGGTGGCAgaagaggtggaagaggaggggggagaggcggaggatggggaggaggagcagagggaaAGTGCTGCTCCACAAACTGGGAACAGCTTTAGCTCGGTGGTGTTGCTCCTTCTATTGAATTTCTCCTTTGTGTGACGGTGGTATGATAATACACTTTAGGTGTCTTGTGTTGTTTGGGGTAGGGGAGACAGAGCTTGAAGTCACTTCCATGGGAACTGCTATTACGTAATGCTGTGCCGTCTTCCTACAGGGGTCCTGTATTATAGTGGGTAACGCTTTACTTGAAGGGTACCTGCATAATgactacataacacattcataactcaTACATACTTCGTTTGTAAAGTCTGATTATATTAACAATGGGACCAATATACACTCTGGTTCAATTCTTTTGTCATTTTGCATTTAGGCATGCGTTGCCAGCATCAGCATTTATTTGCTGAAAGTGAGGTAACTTCCTAACTTGTCACCTCACCGCTATCAATATTGGTACCATTGTAAGCACTGACAATGAAAAGGTATCTGGAAGTCTTGCTCCAGTCTCCCCTAATAGTGTGCAGTTTCATATAGCATTAAGcttgttgtttattttttttatggtAAGCCTATCATTGAATGATAATTAATTTAAATAGATTATCTAATTTGACTATTAAAGGAACAATAAAGTTGAAAAATTCCTAGACACTGTGCAATTTGAAAAAGCCTTTATCAAATTGGTGTATTTTTATCAAACATGTTAGGAACCACATCACATTTTGGCCACATGGCCTTCAGCATGGATCACTGTGTAATAGGTGACATATAAGAATGATGTGCTATGACTCTTTGCAAACATTGGTGTTCAAGCAAAGTTATATTTACACTGAACATCTCATTGATTCACAGTTCAAAAGGAATCGCAAACCTTACTTAATCACTCTGACATTGAAGCTTGGAGTGCAGATAGAAAGTGGGTAACCAGCAATTGAAGAGACAAGGTATTTAATCTCATCACCCTTTGCCTTTCCTCCTTAGTACTTTGTCAATACTAATTAGGACACTTAGAAGCAATTTTTTTTGCAACATCAAATTCAGTGTCTTCTACCCAGGTTACTCTTGAAATGTGTGAAACTGTGTAAAATGATACATGTAAAATTTTCATACTAAACTGGAATGTAAACCATTATATGTCACAAGTTACATATGGACTATATTTTATTTGAATGGAAAGAACAGAATTGTTTAAAATCTTGCCAGTTTTGTTCATGTTGTTATTTACCCATGCACTATGGCACTGTACAATGTACCAAATGTTCTTTCTAAGGGCTAGTCTTATAACTGATGTAGCAGCATTATAAGGCATGTTTCTTTGTGGATGCTTTACTTTTTGCTGATGTGTAATGTGTATGGATAAGTggttcatatacagttgaagttggaagtttacatacaccttagccaaatacatttaaactcagtttttcacaattcctgacatttaatcagagtaaaaattccctgttttaggtcagttagtgtcacgtcctgaccatagttcttatgtgtgttgcttgttttagtgttggtcaggacgtgagctggttgggcattctatgttgtgtgtctagttcgtctgtttctgtgttcagcctaatatggttctcaatcagaggcagctgtcaatcgttgtccctgattgagaatcatatataggtggcttgttttgtgttggggattgtgggtggttgtttcctgtctctgtgttttgtctgcaccagatagggctgtttcggtttgccacattttgttattttgttatttgttaagtgttaagtgttcactgtttattagttttattaaacatgttgagcactggctacgctgcgtgttggtccgatccctgctacaccctctcttctcgttAAGAGAGGataggctgccgttacagaaccactcaccaatctcggaccaagcagcgtagcaacgggcagcagcggcagcagcagcgggaccaggagaaatggacttgggaggttgtgttggacggaaagggttgctacacatgggaggagatcctggctggtaaggatcgccttccatgggtaCAGGTGGAGGCAGTTCGGAGAGCGAAAGCAGCAGAGAAGGggaaccggtgttatgagggaacacggctggccaggaagcccgagaagaaaaaaatgtcttgggggggggggggggggggctaaagggtagtgttgcGAGgccaggtaggaaacctgcgcccacttcccatgcttaccgtggagagcgggaatacgggcagacactgtgttatgtggaagagcgcatggtgtctcctgtacgtgtgcttagcccggtgcggtacattccagctccacgtatcggccgggctagagggagcattgagccaggtgccatgaagccggctgaacgcgtctggtctccagtgcgtctcctcgggccggtgtacatggcaccagccttacgtatggtgtccccggttcgccaacacagcccagtgtgggttattccacctccccgcattgtTCTGGCTATGGGGagttattcaaccaggtaaggttgggcaggctcggtgctcaagggagccagtacgcctgcacggtccggtatatccggcgccaccttcccgccccagcccagtaccaccagtgcctaaaacacGCACCAttcttcctgtgcgtctccagaaccctgttcctcctccacgcactctccctgtggtgcgtgtctccagcccagtacctccagttcaggcaccacgcaccaagcctcctgtgcgtctccagagccctgtacgcactgttccttctccccgcactcgccctgaggtgcgtgccctcagtccggtaccaccagttccggcaccacgcaccaggcctatagtgcgctttgagaatccagtgtgccctgttcctgttctccgcattagccttgaggtgcgtgtctccagtccggtaccaccagttccggcaccacgcaccaggcctactgtgcgcctcagcaggtcagagtcggccgtctgtccAACGCCTACCTGTCCAGCACCGtctgtgctgcctgcctgcccagcgcagtctgagctgcctgcctgcccagcgccgtctgagccatccgtctgcccagcgccatcggagccatccgtctgcccagcgccatctgagccgcccgtctgtcccgagccgtcagagctcccgtctgtcccgagccgtcagagccgtccgtcagtcaggagccgctagagccgtccgccagtcaggagctgccagagctgtccgccagtcaggagctgcgagagccgtccgccagtcaggagctgccagagccgcccccgccagtcaggagctgctagagcctCCCGCCAGTCAGGAGATGCCAGAGCTgcctgccagtcatgagctgcccgccagtcatgagctgccctccagtcatgagctgccctccagtcatgagctgcccttcagtcatgagctgcccttcagtcatgagctgccttccagtcatgagctgccttccagtcatgagctgccctccagtcatgcgctgccctccagtcatgagctgccctccagtcatgagctgcccctcagcccggagctgccattagtccggagctgcccttcagtccggagctgcctctctgtccggagctgcctctctgtccggagctgcctctctgtccggagctgcctctctgtccggagctgcctctctgtccggagctgcccctctgtccagagctgcccctctgtccagagctgcccctctgttctgagctacctctctgtcctgagctacctctctgtcctgagctacctctctgtcctgagctacctctctgtcctgagctgtctcctctatctaggggggacctttgtgaaggttcctagatcagggtcgggggcgagggtcgccactcaaaggacgctaaggagggggacaaagacaatggtggagtggtgtcctcgtcctgcaccggagccgccaccgcggacagatgcccacccagaccatcCCCTTGAGATTTAGGGTACGTTCGGAGTCCGTagctcaggaggggggtactgtcacgtcctgaccatagttcttatgtgtgttggttgttttagtgttggtcaggacgtgagatggctgggcattctatgttgtgtgtctagtttgtctgtttctgtgttcagcctaatatgattctcaatcagaggcagctgtcaatcgttgtccctgattgagaatcatatataggtggcttgttttgtgttggggattgtgggtggttgtttcctgtctctgtgttttgtctgcaccagatagggctgtttctgtttgccacattttgttattttgttatttgttaagtgttaagtgttcactgtttattagttttattaaacatgttgagcactggctacgctgcgtgttggtccgatcccttctacaccctctcttcttgtgaagagagggaaggctgccgttacagttaggatcaccactttattttaagaatgtgacatgtcagaaaagtagtagagagaattatttctttcagcttttttttctttcatcacattcccagtgggtcagaagtttacatacactcaattatcatttggtagcattgcctttaaattgttgaacttgggtcaaacttttcgggtagccttccacaagcttcccacaataagttgggtgaattttggcccattcctcctgacagagctggtgtaactgagtcaagtctgtaggcctccttactcgcacacactttttcagttctgcccacaaattttctattgaattgaggtcagggctttgtgatggcatctccaataccttgattttgctgtccttaagtcattttaccacaactttggaagtatgcttggggtcattgttcatttggaagacacatttgcaaccaagctttaacttcctgactgcaTACTATGAGTCTGTTTACAGTGTAACTTGCTCTTTATTAAATACTAATATGTCTTTATTATGACTAACAAAAAGGTTTTTAAGGAGGGGCAATTAACATACAAATTAAGGCTTTATAAGACATAATAAAGGCCTTATTAGCTACTTGTATACACGCTTATAAACCACAAATTTGAGGCTGAAATGTGcagcttaaaataaagtgttaccaaaaatgtaaataattttGAATACATTAATTTGTCTCTTCATTTTCCTCCTAATCGAAGCAACTTAATTAATCACAGTAAATGGATGCTGATATCAAGAACCATGGCTGACTATTTTCCAATTGACAATGTATCAATGACAATTCTCCAAGATTCTTGGCCCTTACTGCAGTAGTCCTTAAATCAGCCATTAGTAGCCCTTAAATCAGCCCTTAGAAGCCATTAAATTACCCTTAAAGTGTCCCTGAAAGTGAGCCCTAACACTTGGATTCTATTGCATGATTATTTGGCCAcattctctctcttacacacacgcaATGTAACAGTGTATTAGGCTGTTAACTGCAGATAAACACTGATATCCTCCGCACACTCCAGAGGTCAGGTGCCTTGAAGGGCATCTGTGTTTTCCTGAGTACAGAAAAGAGATAGGAGACCAGataacagtaaaataaatagTTTCACAGAAATGTACCAGACCTGTTCTACTGGTTGACATAAGTGTGGTAGCTGCTTGATCAAAGCACTTAACTGTTCTCTCACCCCAAAGCCTGCAATCTGATTCGGAGCCTGACGTGCCCGCAACTTGCTCCCATCCAGAGGAGAAGaaaatgaaaattatattattaaTATGCCTATTTTTTATCTATCAGGTCATGGAAAATGTTTGATTTGCAGAAAGTGACATTATAAGTGCATAGGGTATATTGTCCAATCAGGCCGGCTTAAGAATTTAGAATTTAGTTCTACCAACTCCCATTTCATATGTCAAGAATTCTGTCAAGACCTGAGGTTTGTCAAAAGGTTGAGCAATAGCTTTACAAAAACAGGTGATATATCATCTCCTGTTATTTTCAGATACAAGAGACAAGTATACCTTGACAGCCAGATTGAAATTC is a genomic window containing:
- the LOC129861796 gene encoding hyaluronidase-4-like codes for the protein MIMLPISGGHNHHVVPVACALTYSWLLLLFNAVFGQKPAKLPLVGRKPFIAAWNAPLDLCTVKYNVQANLEHLFHISGSPRAIRTGQNVTIFYANRLGLYPFYTDHGVPINGGLPQNCSLEAHLLKTYKDIDHFMPSEDFAGLAVIDWEYWRPQWNRNWHKKDIYRCKSREMIAQAYVNVTPSQIEVLARKRFERSAQAFMQRTVQLGTRLRPNGLWGFYLYPDCHNYNLHEHNYTGSCPLRESLRNDELLWLWNSSTALFPSVAIRKSQTDSVSNLHFSQFRVLESLRIAGLTSHDFELPTFVYTRLGYRDEAMAFLTTTDLIHTIGESAALGAAGFVIWGDLNLTSSKHNCTKVNSFLNHRLGQYITNVTRAAEVCSGFLCQSNGRCVRRDLHAPYYLHLSGDSYHIQPSGDGDFEVMGRHSLHELQLLAKRFHCHCYEGHAGEKCDSLNKVVAEEVEEEGGEAEDGEEEQRESAAPQTGNSFSSVVLLLLLNFSFV